One Zeugodacus cucurbitae isolate PBARC_wt_2022May chromosome 3, idZeuCucr1.2, whole genome shotgun sequence genomic region harbors:
- the LOC105218350 gene encoding engulfment and cell motility protein 1: protein MIPKKTLVKDAHIVKIAVELENYVPQLICLDQRQPLTGKIQEICSYWDIADPQNYALEFCDVNNQKYVTEKNRNEIKNGSVLHLSYSPSKTANDTLESLSSGSIVEKTKCLKQLATLSKDHTFAMEFIKEKGLGIIIKMIEDTSQKDDDILKYSLQSFVELMEHDTISWEILQSTFIQRNIYIVCNFQHFPKECTQSALSNLENIVQNSSKYALVEKDVTLQDLLRLLQDANSATTQQNAIALINALFMKADEARKRQIAHTISAKPYRLALIGNASGRQMEMTHQLYVLQTLTLGLLEQRMRMKMNAQDQDAHDKIKELRRIAFDDYSGQLGVGEEHLRRGGSGSGGGNVNFSQFYKKLGFKCDINPAQDFIETPPGILALDCMVYFARTYTQQYTKIVHENSCRADEHECPFGRTSIELVKVLCDILRIGEPPAEQSADFQPMFFTHDHPFEEFFCICIITLNRTWKDMRATAEDFQKVFSVVREQIIRTLKERPENLEEFRAKIALLTYQTITNLRQQERISKEECDSTASAIVKLKEKISPHILDLIKQQRLSYLVEGTRFSKYSRGTRSKDKFWYARLSPNHKVIHYGDCDEKTVPTLEELTNKKSVIDIKQLLEGKDCPHMKEMRTRKNAGNLAFSITIDCGENTTLDFVAPDETTFHYWTDGINALLGLQMTSKQMKEDFDTLLSMEIKLRLLDTEGVDISKDPPPIPEDPENYDFCFES from the exons ATGATACCGAAAAAAACGCTGGTCAAAGATGCACACATTGTGAAAATTGCTGTGGAGTTGGAGAACTATGTGCCGCAACTAATATGTTTGGATCAGCGACAACCTTTAActg gtAAAATCCAAGAGATTTGCAGCTATTGGGATATAGCTGATCCACAAAATTATGCGCTAGAATTTTGTGATGTGAACAATCAAAAATATGTCACCGAGAAAAATCGCAATGAAATCAAAAACGGTTCAGTATTACATTTGTCCTATTCGCCATCGAAAACCGCGAACGATACACTCGAATCATTAAGCTCGGGGTCTATTGTGGAGAAGACGAAATGTTTGAAACAACTTGCAACACTTAGCAAAGATCATACTTTCGCTATGGAATTCATCAAAGAAAAAGGTCTAGGTATTATCATCAAGATGATAGAAGATACTTCACAAAAAGATGACGACATACTAAAATACAGTTTGCAAAGCTTCGTCGAGCTAATGGAGCATGATACGATTTCTTGGGAAATATTGCAAAGCACATTCATACAACGGAACATTTATATTGTTTGTAACTTTCAACATTTTCCAAAAGAATGTACGCAAAGTGCACTTTCCAATTTGGAGAATATTGTGCAAAATAGCAGTAAATATGCATTAGTCGAAAAGGATGTCACGCTACAAGATCTACTACGTCTATTGCAAGATGCGAATTCggcaacaacacaacagaaTGCCATAGCGTTAATCAATGCGCTGTTCATGAAGGCGGATGAAGCACGCAAGCGACAGATTGCGCATACAATTAGCGCAAAGCCATACCGTTTGGCATTGATAGGCAATGCATCGGGGCGTCAAATGGAAATGACGCATCAATTGTATGTCTTACAAACACTCACTTTGGGCTTGCTGGAGCAACGAATGCGCATGAAAATGAATGCACAGGATCAGGATGCGCACGATAAAATCAAAGAATTACGACGCATTGCCTTCGACGATTACTCCGGTCAATTGGGAGTAGGAGAAGAGCATTTGCGACGCGGTGGCAGCGGTTCCGGTGGTGGCAATGTAAATTTTTCGCAATTCTATAAGAAATTGGGTTTCAAGTGCGATATCAATCCGGCACAGGATTTTATTGAAACACCACCAG GTATTTTGGCATTAGATTGCATGGTGTACTTTGCACGCACTTACACACAACAGTATACAAAAATCGTACACGAAAACTCATGTCGTGCGGACGAACATGAGTGTCCTTTTGGGCGCACCTCCATTGAATTGGTAAAGGTGCTTTGCGATATACTGCGTATTGGTGAACCGCCAGCAGAACAATCGGCAGATTTTCAACCAATGTTCTTTACGCACGATCATCCATTCGAGGAATTCTTTTGCATTTGTATTATAACGTTAAATCGTACGTGGAAAGATATGCGCGCCACCGCGGAAGATTTTCAAAAAGTATTCAGCGTAGTGCGTGAGCAAATAATACGCACACTCAAGGAACGCCCGGAGAATCTGGAAGAGTTTCGTGCCAAAATTGCGCTACTCACCTATCAAACGATCACTAATTTACGTCAACAGGAACGCATCTCAAAAGAGGAATGCGATTCCACAGCCTCGGCTATTGTCAAGTTGAAAGAAAAGATCTCACCACACATACTCGATTTAATTAAACAGCAGCGTCTATCCTATTTGGTAGAAG GCACACGATTTTCCAAATACTCACGCGGCACACGTTCCAAAGATAAATTTTGGTATGCTCGTCTCTCACCCAATCATAAGGTTATACATTATGGTGATTGTGACGAGAAGACCGTGCCAACGCTCGAagaactcactaacaaaaaatccGTTATCGACATAAAACAGCTACTCGAGGGCAAGGATTGTCCACATATGAAAGAAATGCGCACACGCAAAAATGCCGGCAATCTGGCATTCTCCATTACGATCGATTGTGGTGAGAACACTACATTGGATTTTGTAGCGCCAGATGAGACCACATTTCACTATTGGACAGATGGTATAAATGCTTTACTGGGTCTGCAGATGACAAGTAAACAAATGAAAGAAGATTTCGACACTTTATTGTCGATGGAAATCAAATTACGTTTGCTGGATACTGAAGGTGTGGACATTAGCAAAGATCCACCACCAATACCGGAAGATCCAGAAAATTATGATTTCTGTTTCGAGAGTTAG
- the LOC105218349 gene encoding uncharacterized protein LOC105218349 — protein MVAEEDSAANTEERPHSPPSLRRGVRSGVGVNNVGGRVGHTAAGDGAIDDHDDSNILLFEGIDGAMAHLDDIFDVIKNGEVCDVENLVEKFGIECLSARDRHGYTPGHWVALNGNVEMMRYLIERNAPVDLPCLGTQGPRPIHWACRKGHAAVVQVLLQAGVAVNAADFKGLTPLMSACMYGKTATAAYLLGMGALNHLTDINGDTALHWAAYKGHADLMRLLMYSGVELQKTDNFGSTPLHLACLSGNMTCVRLLCEKSNMDLEPRDKNGKTPIMLAQAHQHQDIVRLLYNEVKKKSRWIPSISEIWGWLFGGAGDSKGPLLLFLFSVLLWGYPMYMIRAIPITWNILRRSHYCFIYWNAVMWISWVIANRRDPGYIPLSSDAYYRAIKQIPYFDKLKKRNVILTRLCHSCRCLRPLRAKHCRVCNRCVSYFDHHCPFIYNCVGLRNRMWFFLFVLSVAVNCSFTIYFACYCVMIEGFTLLYVLGLLEAVVFCGLGWILTCTSILHACMNLTTNEMFNYKRYPYLRDKRGRYQNPFSRGPILNLLEFFVCLPDRIDENDLLMEDNI, from the exons ATGGTCGCTGAAGAGGATAGCGCCGCCAACACGGAAGAACGTCCGCACTCACCACCGTCATTACGACGCGGTGTACGTAGCGGTGTAGGTGTGAACAATGTTGGCGGCAGAGTTGGACACACCGCTGCCGGAGATGGCGCCATCGATGACCATGATGATAGCAACATACTGCTGTTCGAGGGCATTGACGGTGCTATGGCACATTTGGATGATATATTCGATGTGATCAAGAATGGCGAAGTATGTGATGTGGAAAATTTGGTGGAGAAATTCGGTATAGAATGTTTGTCGGCACGTGATAGACACGGTTATACGCCGGGTCATTGGGTGGCGTTGAATGGCAATGTTGAAATGATGCGTTATTTAATCGAACGCAATGCACCAGTTGATCTACCTTGTTTGGGTACACAAGGTCCACGACCCATACATTGGGCGTGTCGAAAAGGTCATGCGGCTGTGGTGCAAGTGTTGTTGCAGGCTGGTGTTGCCGTAAATGCGGCGGATTTTAAGGGTCTAACACCGCTAATGAGCGCCTGTATGTATGGCAAGACAGCAACGGCTGCTTACTTGCTCGGCATGGGTGCATTAAATCATCTAACGGATATAAATGGTGACACCGCTTTGCATTGGGCAGCCTATAAGGGTCATGCCGATCTCATGCGCTTGCTAATGTACTCTGGTGTTGAGCTACAGAAAACGGATAATTTTGGTTCGACGCCATTACATTTGGCTTGCCTTTCGGGGAATATGACCTGTGTACGATTGTTGTGTGAGAAATCCAATATGGATTTAGAACCGCGTGACAAGAATGGTAAAACACCGATAATGTTGGCGCAGGCACATCAACATCAGGACATTGTGCGTTTGCTTTATAACgaagttaagaaaaaatcacgtTGGATTCCGTCGATTTCAGAAATTTGGGGCTGGTTATTTGGTGGAGCTGGCGATTCAAAGGGCCCGCTGCTACTATTTCTATTCTCAGTGTTATTATGGGGATATCCAATGTATATGATAAGG GCTATACCAATTACCTGGAACATACTGCGTCGCTCACATTACTGTTTCATCTATTGGAATGCTGTCATGTGGATCAGTTGGGTCATAGCGAATCGCCGTGATCCCGGCTATATACCGCTCAGTTCGGACGCTTACTATCGCGCCATCAAACAGATACCGTATTTTGATAAGTTGAAAAAGCGCAACGTTATATTGACGCGCCTCTGTCATAGCTGTCGTTGCTTGCGACCGTTGCGTGCCAAACATTGTCGCGTGTGTAACCGTTGTGTATCGTATTTCGATCATCATTGTCCGTTCATTTATAATTGTGTGGGCTTGCGAAATCGTATGTGGTTCTTCTTGTTCGTGCTTTCAGTGGCTGTGAATTGCTCGTTTACAATTTACTTTGCCTGTTACTGTGTAATGATTGAGGGCTTTACATTGCTCTATGTGTTGGGCTTGTTAGAGGCGGTGGTCTTTTGCGGACTCGGTTGGATATTGACTTGCACTTCG ATCTTACATGCCTGCATGAATTTGACTACGAATGAGATGTTCAACTATAAACGTTATCCATATTTACGTGACAAACGTGGACGTTATCAGAATCCATTCTCACGTGGACCCATACTGAATTTATTGGAATTCTTTGTCTGCCTACCCGATCGGATTGATGAAAATGATCTACTTATGGAGGATAATATTTGA